From one Chryseobacterium sp. 3008163 genomic stretch:
- a CDS encoding polysaccharide pyruvyl transferase family protein, whose amino-acid sequence MEINIVIRGGYGFGNFGDDALMYTITTEFQEVSQEIILLCQSASYINKILPGIKVVDYHKLKEPIYSKLLVYGGGTQFYHFKKNKINKGLINKILNPKYIKSYINKRILKKNFIENKFQISNYAQNIALVGVGVGPFDVENSSVEKQTADLFSKSKFIGVRDAFAMNKAKEWGVKNPILSPDICYSFKSKFLETYTNNSDGIKKIGIIVRDWNYANGGGEYYEKLLKASEKLKNEGYLVTYILFDTQSDPYWYGKKDDLDMIVWNPEKDTFDSFLEKISEFDIFITARFHGAIFASLLQTPFITIEVEQKLKFIAETYNQSSYCWEKPFDLEDLYSKINLISENYNERKKSVTEKMIEFKDLSDQMFIELKKYYNQL is encoded by the coding sequence ATGGAAATTAATATAGTTATCAGAGGTGGTTATGGATTTGGCAATTTTGGAGATGATGCCTTAATGTACACTATAACTACAGAATTTCAGGAAGTTTCTCAAGAAATAATATTGCTGTGCCAGTCAGCTTCCTATATCAATAAGATTTTACCTGGAATTAAGGTGGTTGACTACCACAAGCTCAAAGAACCAATTTATTCAAAATTATTAGTATATGGTGGCGGAACACAATTTTACCATTTTAAAAAAAATAAAATTAATAAAGGATTAATTAATAAGATATTAAATCCGAAGTATATTAAAAGCTATATTAATAAAAGGATTCTTAAAAAAAACTTTATTGAGAATAAATTTCAGATAAGCAATTATGCTCAAAACATCGCATTGGTAGGTGTAGGTGTAGGGCCTTTTGATGTTGAAAATTCATCAGTAGAAAAACAGACGGCGGATCTTTTCTCCAAATCTAAATTCATTGGTGTGAGAGATGCTTTTGCGATGAATAAAGCAAAAGAATGGGGAGTTAAAAATCCTATTTTATCTCCTGATATCTGTTACTCATTTAAAAGTAAATTTTTAGAAACCTACACTAATAATTCGGATGGAATAAAAAAAATAGGTATTATAGTTCGTGATTGGAATTACGCCAATGGTGGCGGAGAATATTACGAAAAACTTCTGAAAGCATCAGAAAAACTAAAGAATGAAGGCTATTTGGTTACTTATATTTTGTTTGATACACAATCTGACCCTTATTGGTATGGTAAAAAAGATGATCTAGATATGATCGTATGGAATCCTGAAAAAGACACATTTGATTCTTTTTTAGAAAAAATTTCAGAATTTGATATCTTTATTACAGCACGTTTTCATGGAGCTATTTTTGCCTCATTGCTACAGACTCCCTTTATTACCATTGAAGTAGAGCAAAAATTAAAATTTATTGCTGAAACTTACAATCAGAGTTCTTATTGTTGGGAAAAACCATTTGATCTGGAAGATCTTTATTCAAAGATTAATCTTATTAGTGAAAATTATAATGAAAGGAAAAAATCTGTTACTGAAAAGATGATAGAATTCAAAGATTTATCAGATCAAATGTTTATAGAATTAAAGAAATATTATAATCAGTTATAA
- a CDS encoding NeuD/PglB/VioB family sugar acetyltransferase, with amino-acid sequence MAAHYKNLNFKKLIHSKAVISKRVKIEEGTVVMAGATINSEVKIGKHCIVNTNASIDHDCILEDFTHISPNAALAGGVFVGLGTNIGMGASIIEGITIGKWCTVGAGSVVIRDVPDGATVVGNPGKIIKITSFSNIVV; translated from the coding sequence ATCGCAGCCCATTACAAGAATCTCAATTTTAAAAAATTAATTCATTCCAAAGCAGTAATTTCTAAAAGAGTTAAGATTGAAGAAGGGACTGTAGTAATGGCTGGGGCGACAATAAACTCTGAGGTAAAAATTGGTAAGCATTGTATTGTCAATACCAATGCATCAATCGACCATGATTGTATTTTGGAAGATTTCACCCACATTTCGCCGAATGCAGCTTTAGCAGGGGGTGTTTTTGTGGGATTGGGTACAAATATCGGTATGGGAGCTTCTATAATTGAAGGAATTACCATTGGAAAATGGTGTACGGTAGGTGCGGGTTCAGTAGTTATAAGAGATGTTCCTGATGGTGCTACAGTTGTCGGAAATCCTGGAAAAATAATAAAAATCACATCATTTAGTAATATAGTAGTATGA
- a CDS encoding helix-turn-helix domain-containing protein — MKIKITSPISMYKITDQLKKIGFSINLIGDIIRRNNYKNQFSTFEYFCILIAENDFDLYVSGVLHNVKGGNSIYIGPQKDIEIFNAYGKHIYVIAFSAAFYDKTSKDSIFLNSQIFFNSHSEIFIAPYFGTNKYNQVILIERLMKFQSKNESLYISAAHNAIEGLILDAYLHLDNQESEKDDRLDYVSFANRFRVLLQRDFRSNKKVLHYAHELNISVRRLTEITERAYGKSAKQLIIDKVKTECEKAIKLSSFTISEIAYDLGFSDEGNFSNFVKKHTGKKPSEIREFTT; from the coding sequence TTGAAAATTAAAATAACATCTCCCATTTCGATGTATAAAATCACAGATCAACTTAAGAAAATAGGATTCAGCATTAATTTAATTGGTGATATTATCAGACGCAACAATTATAAAAATCAATTCAGCACCTTCGAATATTTCTGCATTTTGATTGCAGAAAACGATTTTGATTTATATGTTTCAGGAGTACTGCACAATGTGAAAGGAGGCAATTCAATCTATATTGGTCCACAGAAAGATATTGAAATTTTTAATGCGTACGGAAAACATATTTATGTAATTGCTTTTTCTGCTGCTTTTTATGACAAGACATCCAAAGACAGTATTTTTTTAAATTCCCAGATATTTTTTAACAGTCATTCTGAAATTTTCATTGCCCCTTATTTTGGCACTAATAAATACAATCAGGTAATTTTGATCGAAAGATTGATGAAGTTTCAGTCAAAGAATGAAAGCCTTTACATTTCAGCAGCTCACAACGCTATTGAAGGATTAATATTAGATGCCTATTTACATTTAGATAATCAAGAGTCAGAAAAAGACGACCGCTTAGATTATGTTTCTTTCGCAAACAGGTTTAGAGTTTTACTGCAACGCGACTTCCGTTCTAATAAAAAAGTTTTACATTACGCCCATGAACTTAATATTTCTGTTAGAAGACTTACCGAAATTACAGAACGTGCTTACGGAAAATCTGCTAAACAACTTATCATTGACAAGGTAAAAACAGAATGCGAAAAGGCAATAAAATTATCAAGCTTTACCATATCTGAAATTGCTTATGACCTTGGTTTCAGTGATGAAGGAAACTTCAGCAACTTTGTTAAAAAACATACAGGTAAAAAACCCTCTGAAATACGTGAATTTACGACTTAG
- a CDS encoding glycosyltransferase, whose amino-acid sequence MKKRNEDSFNFLFIGRFDSNKNVELLINALKRFKISSKKPIRLNLIGGTGNRHDSVLKKIANQDWIQYHGQIFNKEELKNHYSANDFFTMISHTETFGLVYMEALSQGLPLLYTKNQGVDQAFAFNFGQAVDSKK is encoded by the coding sequence ATTAAAAAAAGAAATGAAGATTCTTTTAATTTTCTATTTATCGGAAGATTTGATAGTAATAAAAATGTAGAATTATTAATTAACGCTCTCAAAAGATTTAAGATCTCAAGTAAAAAACCGATAAGGCTTAATCTTATTGGAGGCACAGGCAACAGACATGACTCTGTTCTCAAGAAAATAGCTAACCAAGATTGGATACAATATCATGGACAGATTTTCAATAAAGAAGAGTTGAAGAACCATTATTCGGCAAATGATTTTTTTACAATGATATCTCATACTGAAACTTTTGGTTTGGTTTATATGGAGGCTTTATCTCAGGGTTTACCATTGTTATATACAAAGAACCAAGGTGTGGATCAAGCATTTGCATTTAACTTTGGTCAGGCTGTCGATTCAAAAAAATAA
- a CDS encoding glycosyltransferase family 4 protein, protein MRIHIFYLAVMDRLGDHITVGGIQNYLIGLGTALKNAGYEVRIYQGADQNFASSYNNIEIIGKKNDLKKSLKEQTKQVFEQVKNEISYNDIVIFGTDKIAFKLKGYSKTISIQHGISFDYISYNAFPSFLKNNLIGTFYKWMQCYKNARDFLVCKNVVCVDYNFVNWIRTILPRNYSENTVVIPNYANPSKELSINHKSNDKIRILFARRFEMMRGVFILIDIVKEISSRYQNVEFTICGDGPLKNKLNDELGSFSNVTITKYGIGEAEKFNLEHHITLVPTYGSEGTSFSLLEGMAAGAVPVVSNVGGMTNIIIDDYNGYIMNPDSKSFINRISDLIDNPETLRRISGKAKETVSVSFNERKWEKEWIKVINKVSNGS, encoded by the coding sequence ATGAGAATACATATTTTTTATTTGGCAGTAATGGATCGTTTGGGTGATCATATTACTGTGGGCGGAATTCAAAATTATCTAATTGGGCTAGGAACAGCTTTAAAAAATGCAGGTTATGAAGTGAGAATCTATCAGGGGGCTGATCAGAACTTTGCATCCAGCTATAATAATATTGAAATTATAGGAAAAAAAAATGATCTTAAAAAATCTTTAAAAGAACAAACAAAGCAAGTCTTTGAACAGGTTAAAAATGAAATTTCTTATAATGATATAGTAATTTTCGGAACCGATAAAATTGCATTTAAATTAAAAGGTTATTCTAAAACTATATCAATACAACATGGGATTTCCTTTGATTACATCTCCTATAATGCATTCCCGTCATTTTTAAAAAATAATCTTATCGGAACTTTTTACAAATGGATGCAATGTTATAAAAATGCCCGAGACTTTTTGGTATGTAAAAACGTAGTATGTGTTGATTATAATTTTGTCAATTGGATCAGAACAATATTACCACGCAATTATTCTGAAAATACAGTTGTTATTCCGAACTACGCTAATCCTTCTAAAGAATTAAGTATTAATCATAAATCGAATGATAAAATTAGAATTCTGTTTGCGAGAAGATTTGAAATGATGAGAGGAGTATTTATCCTGATAGATATCGTAAAAGAGATCAGTTCCAGATACCAAAATGTAGAATTTACAATATGTGGAGACGGACCATTAAAAAATAAACTAAATGACGAGTTAGGAAGCTTTTCAAATGTAACAATAACAAAATATGGAATAGGAGAAGCAGAAAAATTCAATCTCGAGCATCATATCACTTTGGTTCCTACTTATGGAAGCGAGGGTACTTCTTTTTCATTGTTAGAAGGTATGGCTGCCGGAGCAGTTCCTGTAGTATCGAACGTAGGTGGAATGACTAATATTATCATTGATGATTATAACGGATATATCATGAATCCTGATAGTAAAAGTTTTATTAATAGAATAAGCGATCTCATTGACAATCCTGAAACATTAAGAAGAATATCTGGAAAAGCAAAAGAAACGGTTAGTGTTTCTTTTAATGAAAGAAAATGGGAAAAAGAATGGATTAAAGTAATAAATAAAGTCAGTAATGGAAGTTGA
- a CDS encoding O-antigen ligase family protein translates to MEVEKKFYNFYVIFSLVGFLISSFIPSILKIEGGGINILYRIIMLLLSVVILITTLFSKKFDYRVLKEYQLFIAFWVIYSLFLLKDIYIDSVKLAPNKSFSEYTQFAFGVVLIPCLALIVIDYKKLNFKNILNTIYYIVFVLLLISLVLRSNSNVIGRNVGDAEIGVLVYGQYGTLLALLSIYKLSVEKKGLFSLLYIFGIILGTLIIFVSASRSPFIALILSTIYFFVMRKGTKGLFYLSIPAIFITVFFFQIMEFFGSIFKSNFLSRLSSTFESDNEREKLFNVAFNEFMDYPFFGKSFVIQTKPYMGSYPHNLFIEGFMATGFLVGSILVALFLSTIFKTGKFVIQKNHYTGWIPMILCQFFIFSMFSNNIYSNNLLWYLLILTIISFKYEKFYNSISPAIRM, encoded by the coding sequence ATGGAAGTTGAAAAAAAGTTTTATAATTTCTATGTAATCTTTTCTTTAGTTGGGTTTTTAATATCAAGCTTTATTCCTTCTATACTCAAAATTGAAGGTGGGGGTATTAATATCTTATATCGTATCATAATGTTATTATTAAGTGTTGTAATACTTATTACCACTCTCTTTTCTAAGAAATTTGATTATAGAGTATTAAAAGAATATCAACTTTTTATAGCTTTTTGGGTTATTTACTCTCTATTCCTCTTGAAAGATATTTATATAGATTCGGTAAAATTAGCTCCTAATAAATCGTTTTCAGAATATACCCAATTTGCTTTCGGCGTCGTTCTTATACCTTGTTTGGCATTAATCGTAATTGATTATAAAAAATTAAATTTCAAAAATATCCTAAATACTATATACTATATTGTATTTGTACTATTGCTTATTTCTTTAGTCTTGAGAAGTAACAGTAATGTTATTGGTCGTAATGTAGGAGATGCTGAAATTGGAGTTTTAGTTTATGGACAGTATGGTACTTTGTTGGCGTTGCTTTCAATTTACAAGCTATCAGTAGAAAAGAAAGGATTATTTTCTTTATTATATATTTTCGGAATTATTCTGGGTACGCTAATTATCTTTGTTTCAGCAAGTAGAAGTCCTTTCATTGCTTTAATATTATCTACTATTTATTTCTTTGTTATGAGAAAAGGAACTAAAGGATTGTTTTATTTAAGTATACCTGCAATTTTTATTACAGTATTTTTCTTTCAGATAATGGAATTTTTTGGAAGTATTTTTAAAAGTAATTTTCTTTCCAGATTATCATCAACTTTTGAGAGTGATAATGAAAGAGAAAAATTATTCAATGTAGCTTTCAATGAATTTATGGACTACCCATTTTTTGGAAAAAGTTTTGTCATACAAACAAAACCATATATGGGATCCTATCCTCATAATTTATTTATCGAAGGCTTTATGGCAACCGGCTTCCTTGTTGGATCGATACTAGTAGCATTATTTTTGTCAACAATTTTTAAGACTGGAAAATTTGTCATTCAGAAAAATCATTACACAGGATGGATTCCTATGATTTTATGCCAGTTTTTTATATTTAGTATGTTTTCTAACAATATATATTCTAATAATTTATTATGGTATCTTCTAATTCTAACAATAATTTCTTTTAAATATGAAAAATTTTATAATTCTATTAGTCCTGCTATTCGCATGTAA
- a CDS encoding acyltransferase, which produces MIGEILFKLRNFVDKKIHIYKIHRLKGKNNISGKSKISKGFKFTDINNINIEDYVYVGPDAFFSSFGKIVIKRGSIIGPRLIIHTASHNYINNIQAIPYDKELLIKNVLIEENVWIGDSVIILPGVTIGEGSVIAAGSVVVKDIPKFSIAGGNPAKVIKERPNIDDYLKNKEKDNIYLKLKNGN; this is translated from the coding sequence ATGATAGGAGAAATTTTATTTAAACTGAGAAATTTTGTAGATAAAAAAATACATATTTATAAAATACATAGGTTGAAAGGTAAAAATAATATCAGTGGAAAATCTAAAATTTCCAAAGGATTTAAGTTTACGGATATAAATAATATAAATATTGAAGACTATGTATATGTAGGGCCTGATGCTTTTTTTTCAAGCTTTGGTAAAATTGTGATTAAAAGAGGTAGTATTATAGGCCCCAGATTAATTATTCATACAGCTAGTCATAATTATATCAATAATATTCAGGCAATACCTTATGATAAAGAATTACTTATCAAAAATGTTTTGATTGAAGAAAATGTATGGATTGGGGACAGTGTAATTATACTGCCAGGAGTAACAATCGGGGAAGGTTCGGTTATTGCTGCAGGAAGTGTTGTAGTAAAAGATATTCCTAAATTTTCCATAGCAGGCGGAAATCCGGCAAAAGTAATCAAAGAAAGACCAAACATTGACGATTACCTCAAGAATAAAGAAAAGGATAATATATATTTAAAATTAAAAAATGGAAATTAA
- a CDS encoding aminotransferase class I/II-fold pyridoxal phosphate-dependent enzyme — protein MNSKIWLSSPHMGGNETKYVKEAFDANWIAPLGPNVNGFEKDLENFLSGGVNVAALSSGTGALHLALIACGVESGTEVICQSMTFSASANPIAYCGASPIFIDSEKDTWNMCPIALEIAIEDRISKGKKPKAIIVVHLYGMPAKMDEIIAIAKKYSICVIEDAAEALGSTYKGKACGTFGRFGILSFNGNKIITTSGGGALVCHTQEDKDQAIFLSTQARDDAPHYQHSQIGYNYRMSNIIAGIGRGQMEVLKDRVEARRKMNDFYIDIFKGIEGVEVFSEPSDDYYSNHWLSAIIIDERIVGKNREDLRLAFLNENIESRPLWKPMHLQPVFVDAPYYGTNVAEKLFDDGLCLPSGSNLSDYDRLRIEKIIKEFFVNETKLPYSLVSE, from the coding sequence ATGAATTCAAAAATATGGCTCTCTTCGCCACACATGGGAGGAAACGAAACAAAATACGTAAAAGAAGCTTTTGATGCAAATTGGATAGCTCCATTAGGTCCCAATGTGAACGGGTTTGAAAAAGACTTAGAGAACTTCTTGAGCGGTGGGGTAAATGTGGCTGCTCTCTCTTCTGGTACTGGGGCTTTGCATTTAGCATTAATTGCATGTGGAGTAGAATCTGGTACAGAAGTGATTTGTCAGTCCATGACATTTTCAGCTTCTGCCAATCCAATTGCATATTGTGGGGCTTCACCTATTTTTATAGATTCTGAAAAAGATACTTGGAATATGTGCCCGATTGCTTTGGAAATAGCAATTGAAGACAGAATATCTAAAGGCAAAAAACCAAAAGCAATCATTGTTGTTCATTTGTATGGCATGCCTGCAAAAATGGACGAAATCATCGCAATTGCAAAAAAATATAGTATTTGCGTAATTGAAGATGCTGCTGAAGCATTGGGATCAACATATAAGGGTAAAGCGTGCGGAACGTTCGGACGGTTTGGTATCCTGTCTTTCAACGGAAATAAAATTATCACCACCTCTGGAGGAGGTGCGTTGGTTTGCCATACTCAGGAAGATAAAGATCAAGCAATTTTCTTATCTACCCAGGCAAGAGATGACGCTCCTCATTATCAGCATTCCCAAATCGGTTACAATTACAGAATGAGTAATATTATTGCTGGGATCGGTCGGGGACAGATGGAAGTGTTAAAAGACAGGGTAGAAGCACGCAGAAAAATGAATGATTTCTACATAGATATTTTCAAAGGTATTGAAGGTGTTGAAGTTTTTTCTGAACCGAGCGACGATTATTATTCCAATCACTGGTTATCAGCAATCATTATTGATGAAAGAATTGTGGGAAAAAACCGTGAAGATTTAAGGCTTGCCTTTTTAAACGAAAATATTGAGTCGAGACCTTTGTGGAAACCTATGCATCTACAGCCTGTGTTTGTTGATGCGCCGTACTACGGAACGAATGTTGCAGAAAAATTATTTGATGATGGTCTGTGCTTGCCATCTGGATCTAATCTTTCTGATTACGATAGGCTTCGTATCGAAAAAATTATTAAGGAATTCTTTGTCAATGAAACAAAGTTACCATATTCGTTGGTGAGTGAATAG
- a CDS encoding molecular chaperone codes for MQFFAALLFHYILLHEKYISAILPFLFVFIFNAKAQTGISVSPPRLYFESGTGISNTEKITVTNVSAKNSLDLAVSLGDWEYDLKGENQMHPANSLPTSCAGWITIKKEDTYFSLAPGERRDIEMTITSPTLPKENLSAHTALLYVSQMNPVDDIDNKGANIKVSIRSGIKIFHKKPEAKKKKIEITDLKFDAAKKTLTLNFENQAEIWVDGKVTTDILNTGNGKKITLDPVIFYTMPGNKREMEISLPTPLEKGKYTASVLIDYGDAENLEMGELNFSYE; via the coding sequence TTGCAGTTTTTTGCAGCACTTCTCTTTCATTACATACTTCTTCATGAAAAATATATTTCAGCTATTCTGCCTTTTCTTTTTGTATTCATCTTCAATGCAAAAGCACAAACCGGAATATCAGTCTCCCCACCCAGACTTTATTTTGAATCAGGAACCGGCATCAGTAATACCGAAAAAATAACCGTGACTAACGTAAGTGCAAAAAACAGTCTTGATCTTGCAGTAAGTCTCGGCGACTGGGAATATGACTTGAAGGGAGAAAACCAAATGCATCCAGCCAACTCACTTCCGACTTCTTGTGCGGGATGGATTACCATTAAAAAAGAAGATACTTATTTTTCATTAGCACCCGGAGAAAGACGTGATATTGAAATGACTATCACCTCACCTACCCTTCCAAAAGAAAATTTATCAGCTCATACTGCTCTATTGTATGTAAGTCAAATGAATCCCGTTGATGATATTGACAATAAAGGAGCAAATATAAAAGTAAGCATCCGTTCAGGAATTAAAATTTTCCATAAAAAACCGGAAGCAAAAAAGAAAAAAATTGAAATAACAGATTTAAAATTTGATGCAGCAAAAAAAACACTGACCTTAAATTTTGAAAATCAGGCAGAAATATGGGTCGATGGTAAAGTAACCACCGACATTTTGAATACTGGTAATGGTAAGAAAATAACTTTAGATCCTGTAATATTTTACACAATGCCCGGAAATAAAAGAGAAATGGAAATATCGCTTCCAACTCCTCTGGAGAAAGGCAAATACACAGCGTCCGTACTTATAGATTATGGAGATGCAGAAAATTTAGAAATGGGTGAATTAAATTTTAGTTATGAATAG
- a CDS encoding acyltransferase: MKRIKKYYFLLLYLVRLPLNIIKKNEIHRTTRISDNNKISGSHIGKYCYIACNTVMNNVDIGNYCSIASAVQIGGMEHSYWWNSTSTFLSEQCISDKRTKIGYDVWIAAGAIIKQGVTIGDGSVIGAMSFVNKDVPPNSIVFGNPAKVYKERLNPETFKKLVESKFWLEEPSAAKKILDSIQ, from the coding sequence ATGAAAAGAATTAAGAAATACTATTTTTTGTTATTATATCTGGTAAGACTGCCACTCAACATCATTAAAAAAAATGAGATTCACCGTACTACGAGGATTTCTGATAATAATAAAATTTCGGGAAGTCACATCGGTAAATATTGTTACATAGCCTGTAATACTGTAATGAATAATGTAGATATTGGAAACTATTGTTCAATTGCTTCTGCTGTACAGATTGGAGGAATGGAACATTCATATTGGTGGAATTCTACTTCAACTTTCTTAAGTGAGCAATGCATCTCTGATAAACGAACAAAGATTGGATATGATGTATGGATTGCAGCAGGTGCTATTATAAAACAAGGAGTAACAATCGGAGACGGTTCAGTAATTGGAGCTATGTCATTTGTAAATAAAGATGTTCCTCCCAATTCAATAGTTTTTGGTAATCCTGCGAAAGTTTATAAAGAAAGATTAAACCCTGAAACCTTTAAAAAATTAGTAGAATCAAAATTTTGGTTAGAAGAGCCATCAGCAGCAAAAAAAATATTAGACAGCATACAATGA
- a CDS encoding sugar transferase: protein MLYRKYLKRAFDFFVAFLGLVILSPVFIIVVIGLYFANDGKPFFFQKRPGLNEKIFNIIKFKTMNDRKDNQGNYLPDSERLTPIGSFIRQTSLDELPQLINVLKGDMSLIGPRPLLPQYLSLYNESQKRRHNIRPGITGWAQVNGRNAISWTMKFELDIWYIDNVSFTTDCKVMFLTLKKVIKKEGINQAQQATVEAFKGNN from the coding sequence ATGCTATACAGAAAATACTTGAAGAGAGCTTTTGATTTTTTTGTTGCGTTCTTGGGATTAGTCATATTATCGCCTGTATTTATCATCGTAGTGATTGGGTTATATTTTGCGAACGATGGTAAACCTTTTTTCTTCCAAAAACGACCCGGCTTAAATGAGAAGATATTCAATATCATCAAGTTTAAGACAATGAATGATAGAAAAGATAATCAAGGCAATTATCTGCCTGATTCGGAACGCTTAACACCAATTGGAAGTTTTATACGTCAGACTTCTCTGGATGAGCTTCCACAATTGATCAATGTGTTGAAAGGAGACATGTCGCTTATAGGTCCGAGACCTTTGTTGCCACAATACCTTTCTTTATATAATGAATCTCAAAAACGAAGACACAATATACGCCCCGGAATTACAGGCTGGGCACAGGTGAATGGTAGAAATGCTATTTCCTGGACGATGAAATTTGAATTAGATATATGGTACATAGATAATGTATCGTTTACAACAGATTGTAAGGTAATGTTTCTTACTTTAAAAAAAGTAATAAAAAAAGAAGGCATCAACCAAGCACAACAGGCTACGGTAGAGGCTTTCAAAGGAAATAATTAA
- a CDS encoding glycosyltransferase family 4 protein produces MNILYIHQYFLTPQEPGGTRSYWLAQELIKNGHKVTMLTSSAKFAEEIKEISVDGIEVIYLKEEYDQNMSITRRLKAFVKFMYKSSKIGLMQKNIDLVIATSTPLTIGVPALVLKWLKKKPFVFEVRDLWPEVPIQMGAIKNKWMIKATRSLEKLIYKNASHVIALSPGMQDGVLQYLPIDKTSMIPNMAKMDEFWPREKNNLLMEKLGLQKDSFKVVHFGSLGLANGAYTIIESAQLLRESKDIEFLFVGGGSTEQELIEEVQKHNLENVKFLGKFPMKDVSEIVNFSDVSLISFLDLPILYTNSPNKLFDSLSAGKPIIVNSAGWTKAIAEDYRCGYYVNPKNPQELADKILFLQSNPDISAEMSINSRMLAETVYDKSILCKQFVQVIESVSDNLNKG; encoded by the coding sequence ATGAATATCCTATACATTCATCAATATTTTCTTACTCCTCAGGAACCAGGTGGAACCAGGTCGTATTGGCTTGCCCAAGAGCTGATAAAAAACGGACATAAAGTCACGATGCTTACTTCATCAGCTAAATTTGCAGAAGAAATCAAAGAAATCAGTGTAGATGGAATTGAAGTAATTTATCTTAAAGAAGAATATGACCAGAATATGAGCATTACGAGAAGGCTGAAAGCTTTCGTGAAATTCATGTATAAGTCTTCGAAAATCGGCCTGATGCAAAAGAATATTGATTTAGTGATTGCAACTTCTACACCGCTAACCATTGGTGTTCCTGCACTTGTCTTAAAATGGTTAAAGAAAAAACCTTTTGTTTTTGAAGTAAGAGATCTCTGGCCGGAAGTTCCTATTCAGATGGGTGCCATTAAGAATAAGTGGATGATTAAAGCGACCCGTTCGCTCGAAAAGCTAATCTATAAAAATGCATCCCATGTCATTGCTTTGTCACCGGGAATGCAAGATGGAGTTCTTCAATATCTTCCTATCGATAAGACGTCCATGATTCCCAATATGGCAAAGATGGATGAATTTTGGCCCAGAGAGAAAAATAATCTTCTCATGGAGAAACTGGGTCTTCAAAAAGATTCTTTTAAAGTAGTACATTTTGGCTCGTTGGGCTTAGCTAACGGTGCTTACACTATTATTGAATCAGCACAGTTATTACGAGAAAGTAAAGATATAGAGTTTTTATTTGTTGGTGGAGGTTCTACGGAACAAGAATTAATAGAGGAAGTACAAAAACATAATTTAGAGAACGTTAAATTTTTAGGAAAGTTCCCCATGAAAGATGTCTCAGAAATTGTCAATTTTTCTGATGTTTCTCTGATCTCTTTCTTAGATCTTCCGATCCTTTATACCAATTCACCAAATAAACTTTTTGATTCTCTTTCGGCAGGTAAGCCTATTATCGTTAATTCAGCAGGATGGACGAAAGCAATTGCTGAAGACTATCGTTGTGGATATTATGTGAATCCGAAAAATCCACAGGAACTTGCAGACAAGATCTTGTTTTTACAGAGTAATCCAGATATTTCAGCGGAAATGAGTATCAATTCAAGAATGTTGGCAGAGACAGTATATGATAAATCTATTTTATGCAAACAATTTGTACAAGTGATTGAAAGTGTTTCAGATAATCTTAATAAAGGCTAA